One genomic window of Evansella cellulosilytica DSM 2522 includes the following:
- a CDS encoding SRPBCC family protein, with product MFKGSYQYKTILRKDIDDTWEFFSSAENLVKITRFPIVKVLSSPKVVEGNSIQLQLHFILFRLRWTLKINKVKENHLFIDEALSSPFPFTKWIHTHTFIEKEGSTIMLDKVEYESYIPSFIIRVMMHGMFRNRKKMLKRYF from the coding sequence ATGTTTAAAGGATCATATCAATACAAGACGATATTACGAAAAGATATTGACGACACTTGGGAATTTTTTAGTTCTGCCGAAAACTTAGTCAAGATTACACGTTTTCCAATTGTAAAAGTGCTTTCATCGCCAAAAGTTGTCGAAGGGAATTCCATTCAATTACAACTGCATTTTATTTTGTTTCGACTGAGATGGACGTTAAAGATTAACAAGGTTAAAGAAAATCATCTATTTATTGATGAAGCCTTATCATCGCCATTCCCTTTTACAAAATGGATACATACACATACTTTTATTGAAAAAGAAGGTAGCACCATCATGTTAGATAAGGTTGAATATGAATCATACATACCTTCTTTTATTATTCGAGTAATGATGCATGGGATGTTTAGAAACCGAAAGAAGATGCTGAAGCGGTATTTCTAG
- a CDS encoding MMPL family transporter, giving the protein MVKGKANAIETYANWFSKKRSKWIVLFLWIGIALLLNLTLPQANSLIDDSAGNLDKTKSSSQAAAIIDEEFSSESGIPALVVWHKLNGIEQSDLKYFQEIVEHLTENPLPYQDMVPPFHNMPREVLEQQVSEDGTTLILPIFFQSGVDAGKIEQDLLMMSEQIESIIGFNPFEVDVQSGELSARVSGPAGILVDATQLFSAGDFSLTIITFVLVLTVLLLIYRSPILAFIPLIGVAFAYMVISPILGWLAYQGWITYDSQGISIMTVLLFGAGTDYCLFLISRFRYYLELESNKLTALKLAISDKGGAILMSGLTTVFALSLLLLADFGPIQRFSIPFVVAIFVVALSSVTLVPSLLAVLGRRAFFPFIPRTFEMEKERAKQKGKRFSENRNRKQFGEKVRNFVINRFKVATIVTTIVLIALASAVFQIEYTYDTLSSFPDDMPSKEGFALIGDSFHEGQLAPVSVIVDTKGHALDLTQTLEELSYIKRVSDPEEGQNNKDIVMINVELDMNPYSNEAMDVIPELKEVMSSSLLSAGIQESNTQYWIGGQTAEQYEIRETSNRDVFVLVPLIIAIIATLVFLYLKSLTAMLYLTITVIISYFSALGLGWLVIHYLLGADAIQGFIPLYVFIFLGALGVDYNLFLKSSIWKKAPHMPLKQAIQESAAETGPVINSAGVILAGTFSVLATLPIQILVHFGIITAIGVLIDTFIVRPFLVPAITAWLGEKAFWPAKRKALN; this is encoded by the coding sequence ATGGTGAAAGGGAAAGCGAACGCAATAGAAACATATGCTAATTGGTTTTCTAAAAAGCGCAGTAAATGGATTGTTCTCTTTTTGTGGATTGGAATTGCACTTCTGTTAAACTTAACTTTACCTCAAGCAAATAGTTTAATAGATGATAGTGCCGGAAATTTAGATAAAACGAAATCATCATCACAGGCAGCTGCAATAATAGATGAGGAGTTTTCAAGTGAGAGCGGTATTCCAGCATTAGTTGTCTGGCACAAGTTAAATGGAATAGAGCAATCTGATTTAAAGTATTTTCAAGAAATTGTTGAACATCTTACTGAAAATCCACTTCCTTATCAAGATATGGTACCTCCATTCCATAACATGCCACGAGAAGTACTGGAACAACAAGTTTCAGAGGACGGTACGACACTTATCCTACCAATTTTCTTTCAAAGTGGGGTAGATGCTGGGAAAATCGAACAAGATCTCCTGATGATGAGTGAACAAATAGAATCTATAATTGGGTTCAATCCCTTTGAAGTCGATGTACAATCGGGTGAGTTAAGTGCAAGGGTTAGCGGTCCCGCTGGAATATTGGTTGATGCTACGCAGCTTTTTTCAGCTGGTGACTTCTCGCTTACGATCATTACGTTTGTTTTAGTATTAACAGTACTGTTACTTATATATCGTTCACCAATTTTGGCCTTTATTCCACTCATTGGAGTTGCTTTTGCATATATGGTGATTAGTCCTATCCTTGGATGGTTAGCTTACCAAGGCTGGATCACTTACGACTCACAAGGAATATCTATTATGACTGTTCTACTATTCGGAGCGGGAACAGACTATTGTTTATTTCTTATCTCGAGGTTCCGATATTATTTAGAGCTCGAATCAAATAAATTAACCGCTCTTAAATTAGCTATAAGTGATAAGGGTGGAGCCATTTTAATGAGTGGCTTAACGACAGTTTTTGCTTTATCTTTATTATTATTAGCCGACTTTGGACCAATCCAAAGGTTCAGTATCCCATTTGTTGTAGCCATCTTCGTTGTTGCGCTATCTAGTGTTACGCTAGTCCCATCACTTCTTGCTGTATTGGGACGTAGGGCCTTTTTTCCTTTCATTCCTCGAACATTTGAAATGGAGAAGGAACGAGCAAAGCAAAAGGGGAAGCGATTTTCTGAAAATAGGAATCGCAAACAGTTTGGAGAGAAGGTTAGAAATTTTGTGATTAATAGGTTTAAAGTAGCAACTATAGTAACAACAATCGTACTAATAGCATTGGCTAGCGCAGTATTCCAAATAGAGTATACGTATGATACGCTATCTTCTTTTCCTGATGATATGCCATCAAAAGAAGGATTTGCTCTCATAGGAGACTCTTTTCATGAGGGACAGCTTGCGCCGGTGAGTGTTATTGTCGACACAAAGGGGCATGCGTTAGACTTAACCCAAACACTGGAAGAGCTTTCATATATAAAAAGGGTTTCCGATCCAGAAGAGGGTCAAAACAATAAGGACATAGTGATGATTAACGTAGAACTGGATATGAATCCTTACTCCAATGAAGCAATGGATGTAATTCCAGAGCTAAAAGAAGTAATGAGCAGCTCCCTTTTGTCTGCTGGAATTCAGGAAAGTAACACTCAGTATTGGATTGGTGGCCAAACAGCTGAGCAATATGAGATCCGAGAAACGTCAAATAGGGACGTGTTTGTATTAGTTCCCCTAATTATTGCCATTATAGCAACTCTCGTTTTTCTATACTTAAAGTCTCTTACAGCTATGTTGTATTTAACGATTACGGTCATCATTAGTTATTTCTCCGCTCTTGGTTTAGGGTGGCTTGTCATTCATTATCTTTTAGGTGCAGATGCGATTCAAGGTTTTATTCCGTTATACGTCTTTATTTTCTTAGGTGCACTCGGGGTCGATTATAATTTATTTTTGAAATCAAGTATATGGAAAAAAGCCCCTCACATGCCTTTAAAACAAGCTATTCAAGAAAGTGCTGCAGAAACCGGTCCTGTTATAAATTCTGCTGGTGTCATATTGGCTGGAACGTTCTCAGTATTAGCCACACTGCCAATTCAAATTTTAGTTCACTTTGGAATTATAACCGCTATTGGTGTACTAATTGATACGTTTATCGTTCGTCCATTCCTCGTTCCAGCGATAACAGCTTGGTTAGGCGAAAAAGCATTCTGGCCTGCGAAAAGAAAAGCTTTAAATTGA